Within Aphelocoma coerulescens isolate FSJ_1873_10779 chromosome 1A, UR_Acoe_1.0, whole genome shotgun sequence, the genomic segment GGCGCGGCAGAACGCGAAGCGGAGGCGCCGGCGCTCGCCCTCCCTCCTATGGCTGCCCTGGCACTCCCGATGGCACGGCAGAGTCCAGCCCGCTCCAAAGCCGAGGCTGCCGCGGCCGCTCCCCTCTCTTCAAAATCTATCACGCTTCCCAAACTTTCCAAGTCCCGCAGCCCTCCTCAACTTCAAAGCCAATTTTAAGGGAAGGCCCCCACGTAACAGGCACGAAGGCCGCCTCCGGAACCCCGCGGCTCCAACACCATTATTTATTAATTCTTGGATTTAGGCATTTTTGTCTTGGGCGAGGGGACAACACTGTTCCGTACGCACCCCAAAGAGCGCCCGGGGGCATCGCTACCCCACGGGCACCTCGGCGCCCCTGCGCTTCTCCTCCCACGCCAGCGGGGgcgccccggggcagcgcgGCGCGGGGCGCCCCGAGGGGGCGGCCGGCAGCGGCCCCTCCGCGCGGGCAGGCAGGCGGAGAGGCGGGGGCTGGGGTGCGCCTCTCCCTCCAGCGGGCAGGCGGGCAGGCAGCACACAAAGGAGAAACGTGACACGTTTCTTCACCCGGGCTGTCTGCTGGGGAGGTCtcggggaaaaagaagaaagaagaagaagaaaaaaaaaaaaagagggaaaaaaaaaaaaaaaaaaaaacaacaacacacCACCACACAAACGGGGAGGCAAACGGCGAGCAGCCGAGCTTCCAGCACACGCTCCTTCGGCAGCCTGGCCCCAAGCCCTCCCCGCCTGGCACTTCCCTACCCATGCGGGGAGGCTAcaggttgtttgtttttaattacgcgggggtgggggggtccgCGGCGCTGCACGGCTCTGAGCGGCGGGAGGGAGGCCCCGCCGACCCGCAGCCGCTGCGAGTTGTTTGGGGGGAGCTTACGGCCGCTCCCgcggccggcccggcccgccgggcacggccccaaCTCTGGCCGGGGCACCGCAGCCTCCCACCGCCGAGCGCGCCCCCGCCCCCCGCTGGCGGTGCGTGTTTGGGAGCGGTGCCATCGGGTGCCGGGAGACCTGACACATGTCACTGCTGCGGCCGCGGCGGCCGTGGCCAAACTTTCCCGCGGCGGCGGCAAGTCCGTGAGCGGCGGCTGAGGGGGGGTGGAAGCGGGTGGAAGTAGCAAGTCACACCGGGGAgcggagggaggaggggacggGTGTgcggggcggggtgggggggtaGCACTTACCGGGAGGAGACACCGTGCAGGGCGTCCCGGCGAGCTGACACCGAGAGAAAGGGCGAGCGGAGCCGCGCGCAGCCGCGGGCACATGCAGAGTCCCCGCGGGCGGAGCCGC encodes:
- the LOC138104463 gene encoding uncharacterized protein; translation: MCPRLRAAPLALSLGVSSPGRPARCLLPVSATPPPRPAHPSPPPSAPRCDLLLPPASTPPQPPLTDLPPPRESLATAAAAAAVTCVRSPGTRWHRSQTRTASGGRGRARRWEAAVPRPELGPCPAGRAGRGSGRKLPPNNSQRLRVGGASLPPLRAVQRRGPPHPRVIKNKQPVASPHGPPQQTARVKKRVTFLLCVLPARLPAGGRGAPQPPPLRLPARAEGPLPAAPSGRPAPRCPGAPPLAWEEKRRGAEVPVG